gctgttactgggaggtcgagtggagaggaggagtttATATATCAATGAGTTACAGAGGAATCAAACGGAGAGGAGACAGTAAAGACTGTGTGTTTGGATGGAATGATCAGTCCTGGAGTCTGTTCTGCTCTGATAGTCGTtactctgtctggcacaataacagaaaaacagtcctccctctctcctcctcctcctcctcctcgtcctcctcctcctcctctaacagagtagcagtgtatgtggactgtcctgctggctctctgtccttctacagagtctcctctgacacactgatccacctccacaccttcaacaccacattcactgaacctctttatcctggGTTTAGGTTCTGGTTCTATggttcctcagtgtctctgtgttctgtgtaggAGGGAGACAACTTCCAGTCCTGTGGTTTAAATGTTGGTGGTGGACGAGGCTTCACTTTGGTTAACATCTGGCTCACTGATTGTGCctttaatgtcagaaatgtgttttcttagaAATGGTGAAATGATCTCAGGGCTGAACTTGTTGTGTACAAACTGTGTTGACTCTgatt
This genomic interval from Micropterus dolomieu isolate WLL.071019.BEF.003 ecotype Adirondacks unplaced genomic scaffold, ASM2129224v1 contig_14632, whole genome shotgun sequence contains the following:
- the LOC123966956 gene encoding stonustoxin subunit beta-like codes for the protein MNNISTQTKNKPSDVSDDKLLLCCVSFSPSDFCELTLDTNTAHRELKLSDNNRKVTWVTEKQPYPDHPERFDCWEQLLCENGLTGRCYWEVEWRGGVYISMSYRGIKRRGDSKDCVFGWNDQSWSLFCSDSRYSVWHNNRKTVLPLSSSSSSSSSSSSSNRVAVYVDCPAGSLSFYRVSSDTLIHLHTFNTTFTEPLYPGFRFWFYGSSVSLCSV